The Archangium lipolyticum genome contains a region encoding:
- the accD gene encoding acetyl-CoA carboxylase, carboxyltransferase subunit beta gives MAWFSKKPRIATAPEPVEAPSRMQGLWAKCENCDEIIYRQELEKNLNVCPHCDHHLPWPARARLASLLDPDSFEEFDKELEPQDPLTFTDTKKYKDRLRSTRKSLGENDAFVSGVGRIEGKPVSIGCFVFEFMGGSMGSVVGEKVTRVFERAYDLKCPAIVFSASGGARMQEGIFSLMQMAKTSAAIARFRNVGKPYVSVLLHPTTGGVAASFAWLGDFILAEPKALIGFAGPRVIEQTIRQKLPEGFQRSEFLVEHGMIDAIVPRKELRAALGQVLGLLG, from the coding sequence GTATCGCCACCGCCCCCGAGCCCGTCGAAGCCCCCAGCCGCATGCAGGGGCTCTGGGCCAAGTGCGAGAACTGCGACGAGATCATCTACCGGCAGGAGTTGGAGAAGAACCTCAACGTCTGCCCGCACTGCGATCACCACCTGCCCTGGCCGGCGCGTGCCCGCCTGGCCTCCCTGTTGGATCCCGACAGCTTCGAGGAGTTCGACAAGGAGCTGGAGCCGCAGGACCCGCTCACCTTCACGGACACGAAGAAGTACAAGGACCGGCTCCGCTCCACGCGCAAGTCGCTCGGCGAGAACGACGCCTTCGTCTCCGGCGTGGGCCGCATCGAGGGCAAGCCGGTGTCCATCGGCTGCTTCGTCTTCGAGTTCATGGGCGGCTCCATGGGCTCGGTGGTGGGTGAGAAGGTCACCCGCGTCTTCGAGCGCGCCTACGATCTCAAGTGCCCGGCCATCGTCTTCTCGGCCTCGGGCGGCGCTCGCATGCAGGAGGGCATCTTCTCCCTCATGCAGATGGCCAAGACGAGCGCGGCCATCGCCCGCTTCCGCAACGTGGGCAAGCCCTACGTCTCGGTGCTGCTGCACCCCACCACTGGCGGCGTGGCGGCCTCCTTCGCCTGGCTGGGCGACTTCATCCTCGCCGAGCCCAAGGCCCTCATCGGTTTCGCTGGCCCGCGCGTCATCGAGCAGACCATCCGCCAGAAGCTCCCCGAGGGCTTCCAGCGCTCCGAGTTCCTCGTCGAGCACGGAATGATCGACGCCATCGTCCCGCGCAAGGAGCTGCGCGCGGCGCTGGGACAGGTGCTCGGCCTGCTCGGGTAG
- a CDS encoding bifunctional folylpolyglutamate synthase/dihydrofolate synthase, whose protein sequence is MTLPRTPAEALEFFSRLSPSSIKLGLERVQETLEALGHPERRHPALHVAGTNGKGSTCAFSSAALHAAGHRVGLYTSPHLVRVNERIRVDGVEIADEVFGRRILEVLERHPAAATSLTYFEFGTVVAFWHFAQEAVDVAVVEVGLGGRLDATSACQPLVTAITPVSFDHMEYLGNTLGAIAGEKAGILKPGVPVVVSRQEPEALAAIERRAGEVGAPLLLEGRDFSMVARPEGGLSYAGPGLSLEGLTLGLRGEHQRQNAAVALAALELLSTRGVPVSPEALRTGLAGARWPGRLEELGGQPPVLLDGAHNPAGVEVLLAGLRSLYAGRRVHCVFGVVADKDRGPMLRALLPSCTSVHLTPLDTPRSLPPERYLDEARALCADVYAYPSLDDAMAGARGRAAPGDVILCTGSLFLVGSIRARLGGNLGALHHSP, encoded by the coding sequence ATGACGCTGCCCCGGACGCCGGCGGAGGCCCTGGAGTTCTTCTCCCGGCTCAGCCCCTCCAGCATCAAGCTCGGCCTCGAGCGCGTCCAGGAGACGCTGGAGGCGCTCGGCCATCCCGAGCGCCGCCATCCCGCGCTCCACGTCGCTGGCACCAACGGCAAGGGCAGCACCTGCGCGTTCTCGTCCGCGGCCCTCCACGCCGCGGGCCACCGGGTGGGGCTCTACACCTCGCCCCACCTGGTGCGCGTCAACGAGCGCATCCGCGTGGACGGGGTGGAGATCGCGGACGAGGTGTTCGGCCGCCGCATCCTGGAGGTGCTCGAGCGGCATCCGGCCGCGGCCACCTCGCTCACGTACTTCGAGTTCGGCACCGTGGTGGCCTTCTGGCACTTCGCCCAGGAGGCCGTGGACGTGGCCGTGGTGGAAGTGGGCCTGGGCGGGCGACTGGATGCCACCAGCGCATGCCAGCCGCTCGTCACCGCCATCACCCCGGTGTCGTTCGACCACATGGAGTACCTGGGCAACACGCTGGGAGCCATCGCCGGGGAGAAGGCCGGCATCCTCAAGCCGGGCGTGCCCGTGGTGGTGAGCCGTCAGGAGCCCGAGGCCCTCGCCGCCATCGAGCGCAGGGCAGGGGAGGTGGGGGCGCCTTTGCTCCTCGAAGGCCGCGACTTCTCCATGGTCGCCCGCCCGGAGGGCGGCCTGTCCTATGCGGGACCGGGCCTCTCCCTGGAGGGCCTCACCTTGGGGCTGCGCGGGGAGCACCAGCGGCAGAACGCGGCGGTGGCGCTCGCCGCCCTGGAGCTGCTCTCCACGCGAGGGGTGCCCGTCTCCCCGGAGGCCCTGCGGACGGGACTCGCCGGGGCTCGCTGGCCGGGGCGCCTGGAAGAGCTTGGTGGCCAGCCCCCGGTGTTGCTGGACGGCGCCCACAACCCCGCCGGCGTCGAGGTGCTGCTCGCTGGCTTGCGTTCCCTCTACGCGGGACGCCGCGTCCACTGCGTCTTCGGCGTGGTGGCCGACAAGGACCGAGGACCGATGCTGCGGGCGCTCCTGCCAAGCTGTACCTCGGTACACCTCACTCCGCTCGACACCCCTCGCTCGTTGCCTCCGGAGCGCTACCTCGACGAGGCACGTGCCCTCTGTGCGGACGTGTACGCGTATCCGTCGCTGGACGAT